One genomic window of Nitrospirota bacterium includes the following:
- the nuoH gene encoding NADH-quinone oxidoreductase subunit NuoH, protein MVNVLEVLLICVKVVIVSLILFMLPLPLTYMERKVAGHIQVRLGPFRTGPHGLLQPFADMLKLMFKEDVIPAKADRFLFKIAPIIAMVPVFAVYATVPFGESVTIPFINKELTLYISDMNVGILYVLAIAGLSVYGIILGGWASNSKYPMLGGLRSSAQMISYELALSFAAVGVVMMANSLSLLDIVKGQYGWHWNIIYQPVGFFIFLIAGVAEINRIPFDMPEDEGTLGAGYHAEYSAMRFAFFMLTEYVAMVTISTLGVILFFGGWDGPSFLPGIVWFVLKVVAFIYLFMWVRFTFPRYRFDQLMTIGWKILLPLSLLNILVTGLVII, encoded by the coding sequence CTGGTTAATGTACTGGAAGTCCTGTTGATCTGTGTCAAGGTCGTTATAGTTTCCCTGATACTGTTCATGCTCCCTCTTCCACTGACCTATATGGAAAGAAAGGTAGCAGGACATATTCAGGTCAGGCTTGGCCCGTTCCGCACAGGACCGCACGGTCTGCTTCAGCCCTTTGCAGACATGTTGAAACTTATGTTCAAGGAGGATGTCATACCTGCAAAGGCTGACAGATTCCTGTTCAAGATCGCGCCCATTATTGCCATGGTCCCTGTCTTTGCCGTTTACGCGACTGTCCCGTTTGGCGAGAGTGTCACCATCCCGTTTATCAATAAAGAACTCACACTTTACATATCGGACATGAATGTGGGAATTCTGTATGTGCTCGCCATAGCCGGCCTGAGTGTTTACGGGATAATACTCGGCGGATGGGCATCAAACAGCAAATATCCAATGCTTGGCGGATTAAGGTCATCCGCGCAGATGATCAGTTATGAGCTTGCCCTCAGTTTTGCCGCTGTTGGGGTTGTGATGATGGCAAATTCCCTCAGCCTTCTTGACATTGTAAAGGGTCAGTATGGCTGGCACTGGAATATCATATATCAGCCTGTCGGGTTCTTTATCTTCCTGATAGCCGGCGTGGCGGAGATTAACCGTATTCCCTTTGATATGCCGGAGGATGAGGGTACACTTGGCGCAGGATATCATGCGGAATACAGCGCCATGAGATTTGCTTTCTTCATGCTGACTGAATATGTGGCTATGGTGACAATATCTACGCTTGGCGTCATCCTGTTCTTCGGAGGATGGGATGGACCATCATTTCTTCCTGGAATTGTCTGGTTTGTGCTAAAGGTAGTGGCATTTATATATCTGTTTATGTGGGTAAGGTTTACATTCCCGAGGTACAGGTTTGATCAGCTTATGACAATCGGCTGGAAGATACTCCTGCCGCTGTCTTTATTGAATATCCTTGTTACCGGGCTGGTGATCATATGA
- a CDS encoding monovalent cation/H+ antiporter subunit D family protein, producing the protein MEVIESVRPLLALSVSFIAIFVVLGFNKMPNQRDITSFVAAILKFLIVISMAPVILAGNTIEYSLFNVMPGIDFKFRVDALGMVFATIASFLWILASVYSVGYMRSSKEHAQTRFFACFTVSIFAAVGGAFAANLFTLLVFYEILSLATYPLVYHKETPESWAGSKKYIIYLVGTSKTALLAAVVLTYYIAGTLDLAPKGLLAGVNASPILLTVVYICFLIGFAKAAIMPFHAWLPAAMVAPTPVSALLHAVAVVKMGVFCVLRVVFHVFGVDLLRDLHLGIATAYVVSFTIILSSVYALTQDNLKRRLAYSTVSQLSYVVLGAVLLTPSSMVGGIVHIANHAFSKITLFFCAGSIYCAAHKTEISQLSGIGRKLPWTMTAFFIASLSMIGVPPAAGFISKWYLAMGSIEAHEVPILIVLLVSTVLNAAYFLPITYKAFFEKEGGAHHKEWDHELHKDSHDDHGHGHGEVREIPLVAIPLVITAVISVIAGIYPDYFLSLAKVVIR; encoded by the coding sequence GTGGAAGTTATAGAATCAGTAAGGCCGCTGCTGGCATTATCCGTTTCCTTTATAGCTATTTTTGTAGTGCTGGGATTCAATAAGATGCCGAACCAGAGGGATATTACCTCATTTGTGGCGGCCATCCTGAAGTTCCTTATAGTAATCTCAATGGCGCCGGTCATCCTTGCCGGCAACACCATTGAGTATTCGTTGTTTAACGTCATGCCTGGCATTGACTTTAAGTTCAGGGTGGATGCCCTCGGCATGGTCTTTGCCACGATCGCGTCGTTCCTCTGGATACTGGCGTCGGTATATTCAGTCGGCTACATGCGAAGCAGTAAAGAGCATGCGCAGACAAGGTTTTTTGCATGCTTTACGGTAAGCATATTTGCCGCAGTGGGAGGGGCATTTGCCGCAAATCTGTTCACTCTCCTTGTATTCTATGAGATACTGAGCCTTGCAACTTATCCGCTTGTTTATCATAAGGAGACGCCGGAGTCATGGGCAGGCAGTAAAAAGTATATAATATATCTGGTTGGAACATCAAAGACAGCCCTGCTGGCCGCTGTTGTACTGACATACTATATTGCCGGCACCCTTGATTTGGCGCCGAAAGGCCTCCTTGCCGGCGTGAATGCCTCGCCGATCCTTCTGACAGTGGTCTATATATGCTTCCTTATAGGCTTTGCCAAGGCTGCAATCATGCCTTTTCATGCATGGCTCCCTGCTGCAATGGTCGCGCCTACCCCTGTCAGCGCACTCCTGCATGCAGTTGCTGTTGTCAAGATGGGTGTCTTCTGCGTGCTCCGTGTGGTCTTTCATGTCTTTGGAGTTGACCTCCTGCGTGACCTTCATCTTGGTATCGCAACAGCCTATGTTGTTTCATTCACGATAATATTATCTTCAGTATATGCCCTGACTCAGGATAATCTTAAGCGAAGGCTTGCCTACTCAACTGTGAGTCAGCTCTCTTATGTGGTGCTGGGAGCTGTATTGCTGACACCGAGCAGTATGGTTGGCGGTATTGTGCATATTGCCAATCATGCGTTTTCAAAAATTACACTGTTCTTCTGTGCCGGTTCGATTTATTGCGCGGCGCACAAGACAGAGATAAGCCAGCTCTCAGGCATAGGGAGAAAACTCCCCTGGACGATGACTGCATTCTTTATAGCGTCGCTAAGCATGATAGGGGTGCCTCCGGCGGCAGGGTTTATCAGCAAGTGGTATCTTGCCATGGGTTCGATCGAGGCGCATGAGGTGCCTATACTTATTGTCCTGCTTGTCAGTACAGTCCTTAATGCGGCATATTTCCTGCCTATAACCTACAAGGCATTTTTTGAAAAAGAGGGGGGCGCTCATCATAAGGAATGGGACCATGAACTGCATAAAGACAGCCATGATGATCATGGCCACGGACATGGCGAAGTCAGGGAGATACCGCTTGTTGCGATACCTCTTGTAATAACGGCAGTGATATCCGTAATAGCTGGTATTTATCCGGATTACTTCCTCAGTCTGGCTAAGGTGGTAATAAGGTAA
- a CDS encoding NADH-quinone oxidoreductase subunit J has product MIFFFIFAVIAIVSAAGVVTLKNPVHSVLSLMVCFLQMAALFVLLRSPFLAVVQVFVYVGAVLVLFLFVIMMLDIRQASMTRFISGGFSWIIALLVILVAEMVFILSRSKFADMTVATPGRLDGTVKEMGIALFTKYLLPFEIISMILLVALLGAIVLGKKELR; this is encoded by the coding sequence ATGATCTTCTTTTTTATATTTGCGGTTATTGCAATAGTCTCGGCAGCAGGGGTGGTGACGTTGAAAAACCCTGTGCACAGTGTGCTGTCTCTTATGGTGTGCTTCCTTCAGATGGCTGCGCTTTTTGTGCTGCTGCGCTCTCCATTCCTTGCAGTGGTTCAGGTATTCGTATATGTCGGTGCAGTCCTGGTACTGTTCCTGTTTGTAATAATGATGCTCGATATTCGCCAGGCAAGCATGACGAGGTTTATTTCCGGCGGGTTCTCATGGATAATAGCCCTGCTTGTTATACTTGTTGCCGAGATGGTGTTTATATTATCCAGGAGCAAATTTGCTGATATGACCGTTGCTACACCCGGAAGGCTTGACGGAACTGTTAAGGAGATGGGTATCGCATTATTTACAAAGTACCTTCTCCCGTTTGAGATTATTTCAATGATACTTCTTGTGGCGCTGCTGGGAGCCATTGTATTGGGAAAAAAGGAGCTAAGGTAG
- the nuoK gene encoding NADH-quinone oxidoreductase subunit NuoK — MVPVSWYIILSSVLFIIGTAGVLLRRNILIVLMSVELILNSVNINLVAFSYYHQDLRGQVFSIFVITVAAAEVAVALGILIALVRNKAALNVDEIRTMKG; from the coding sequence ATGGTCCCTGTGTCATGGTACATAATTTTAAGTTCAGTCCTCTTCATTATAGGGACTGCAGGCGTGTTGCTGAGAAGGAATATTCTGATAGTCCTGATGTCGGTTGAGTTGATTTTAAATTCTGTGAATATCAACCTTGTGGCATTTTCCTACTATCATCAGGACCTGCGCGGGCAGGTATTCTCCATATTTGTAATAACGGTTGCTGCTGCGGAAGTTGCTGTAGCCCTTGGCATACTGATAGCGCTTGTGAGAAATAAGGCAGCACTAAATGTTGATGAGATCAGGACAATGAAAGGATGA
- the nuoG gene encoding NADH-quinone oxidoreductase subunit NuoG → MATVKINGKEITVDDGTLIIDAARSAGFEIPTMCYHARLSKLASCRVCLVEIVGQKKLQPSCVTPVMHNMEVLTESPVVTSARSSMIELLLANHPLDCPVCDKGGECELQDVTFRFGPRQSPFSDRKRRFHEEDYILSPVIVQNINRCIQCKRCVRICAEVVGANVIGSIGRGAGTQETSFVKEYLDCDHCGNCIEVCPVGSLMSRTFRYKSRPWDLTGADTVCTYCGTGCQLTVQARKGEVLRVISKPDTGINNETLCVRGRYGYSFINSHERLVTPFVRVDGKLEPATWGEAMDVIKQGLAQSLKMGEKMGGVASARLTNEELYLFQKLIRVAFKSGNLDTGSRWSSESAREFIGVTGLNNGGVSLYDALKADTLIIIGSGISEENPVTDYIIRRISSYRRLNIIIVSARGVRLDSSARMSFRCRPGAEGEIISAITGIITGQGKGSPDKEIAGAAELIKNSNSVSIAAGTDVLRAGSQLSYLNGLGAALKGLGRDVRFIPLLDRANQRGAWDMGVHPAFLPGYKKADGTGLGCDGIIQSALKGEVGALYLAGEDLVSDFPDGRAAREALGKVRFLIVSDMFMTETAKMANVVLPSASFAEKDGTFTNQEGRVQRVHRLFEPQGDVKADWEIISSIGEALVPSFGVRSAAGIFDEIKGIVAGYSDISFESLNGNGAVLQLTGGESSHLGSTGKFSGPSSGTADTEYPFTLITGNCLYHSGRLSLKAEKLREIMNEAIAELNAEDALSLGVTEGVKVKVKSKSHEAYLTAKINEGMAKGVVFIPENFTDVCVNMFFKIGEGLPRVSVSLA, encoded by the coding sequence ATGGCAACCGTTAAGATAAACGGCAAAGAGATAACTGTAGACGACGGGACGCTGATAATTGATGCTGCACGCAGCGCAGGATTTGAGATCCCTACCATGTGTTATCACGCGAGACTCAGCAAGCTTGCCTCGTGCAGGGTATGTCTTGTCGAGATAGTGGGACAAAAGAAACTTCAGCCATCCTGTGTGACACCTGTAATGCATAATATGGAGGTCCTGACAGAGTCGCCTGTGGTAACGTCTGCCAGATCTTCCATGATAGAGCTGCTGCTCGCGAATCATCCGCTTGACTGCCCTGTATGTGACAAGGGTGGTGAGTGCGAACTCCAGGATGTGACTTTCAGGTTTGGTCCGAGGCAGAGTCCTTTCAGTGACAGAAAACGCAGATTCCATGAAGAGGATTACATCTTAAGTCCTGTAATAGTCCAGAATATCAACAGGTGTATCCAGTGCAAGAGGTGTGTACGCATTTGTGCCGAGGTCGTCGGCGCCAATGTGATCGGCTCAATAGGACGCGGTGCAGGGACCCAGGAGACAAGTTTTGTCAAAGAATACCTTGATTGTGATCACTGCGGCAACTGTATTGAGGTATGTCCTGTCGGTTCACTGATGAGCAGGACATTCAGATACAAGTCGCGGCCATGGGACCTTACCGGTGCGGATACTGTCTGCACTTATTGCGGTACAGGCTGCCAGTTGACGGTACAGGCAAGGAAAGGCGAGGTTTTAAGGGTTATTTCAAAGCCTGACACAGGCATCAACAATGAGACACTTTGTGTGCGCGGCAGATATGGTTATTCGTTCATTAACAGCCACGAGAGGCTTGTTACTCCGTTTGTAAGGGTTGATGGAAAACTTGAGCCTGCTACTTGGGGTGAAGCTATGGATGTTATAAAACAAGGCCTTGCTCAGTCTCTGAAAATGGGTGAAAAGATGGGTGGCGTTGCCTCAGCCAGGCTGACAAATGAAGAGCTTTATCTGTTCCAGAAGCTCATCAGGGTGGCCTTTAAATCCGGCAACCTTGATACAGGCAGCAGGTGGAGCAGTGAGTCAGCCAGAGAATTCATAGGTGTCACTGGATTAAATAACGGTGGTGTTTCTCTGTACGATGCCTTAAAGGCAGACACCCTCATTATTATAGGTTCGGGCATCTCAGAGGAAAATCCTGTAACAGATTACATAATCCGCCGGATATCTTCATACAGGAGGCTGAACATAATCATCGTTTCAGCCCGTGGTGTCAGGCTCGATAGTTCTGCCAGGATGTCATTCAGATGCAGGCCGGGGGCTGAAGGTGAAATAATAAGCGCTATTACCGGCATTATAACAGGCCAGGGCAAAGGTTCTCCGGATAAGGAGATTGCCGGGGCCGCAGAGTTGATAAAGAACTCAAACAGTGTATCCATAGCAGCAGGTACAGATGTCCTCAGGGCCGGCTCGCAGTTAAGCTATCTGAATGGACTTGGGGCTGCACTTAAAGGACTTGGCAGGGATGTCAGGTTTATCCCGCTCCTTGACAGGGCCAACCAGAGAGGGGCCTGGGATATGGGTGTTCATCCTGCCTTCCTGCCTGGTTATAAAAAAGCAGACGGGACAGGTCTTGGATGTGACGGTATTATTCAGTCTGCTCTGAAGGGAGAGGTCGGGGCGCTTTATCTTGCAGGTGAAGATCTGGTCTCGGATTTTCCTGACGGCAGGGCTGCAAGGGAGGCGCTTGGCAAGGTCAGGTTTCTTATTGTTTCGGATATGTTCATGACGGAAACAGCGAAGATGGCAAATGTCGTCCTTCCGTCAGCAAGCTTCGCAGAAAAAGACGGCACATTTACAAATCAGGAGGGGCGGGTTCAGCGGGTACACAGGCTGTTTGAGCCTCAGGGTGATGTAAAGGCTGACTGGGAGATAATTTCCTCCATAGGCGAGGCACTGGTGCCGTCTTTCGGGGTCAGATCAGCCGCTGGTATATTCGATGAGATCAAAGGGATTGTAGCGGGATACAGTGACATAAGTTTTGAAAGCCTGAACGGTAACGGGGCGGTACTGCAGTTGACAGGGGGTGAATCCTCTCACCTGGGCAGCACTGGTAAATTTTCAGGTCCGTCCTCAGGGACTGCGGACACTGAATACCCGTTTACCCTGATTACCGGGAATTGCCTCTACCATTCAGGGAGGCTTTCACTTAAGGCTGAAAAGCTCAGGGAGATTATGAATGAGGCCATTGCAGAGCTGAACGCAGAAGATGCCCTGTCTCTTGGTGTAACAGAGGGTGTAAAGGTAAAGGTGAAGAGTAAATCGCATGAGGCATATCTGACTGCAAAGATAAATGAAGGTATGGCAAAAGGAGTAGTGTTTATACCTGAGAATTTTACAGATGTCTGTGTTAATATGTTTTTTAAGATTGGAGAAGGTTTACCTCGGGTAAGCGTATCTCTGGCTTAG
- a CDS encoding cyclic nucleotide-binding domain-containing protein, translated as MIDPKSLREIGFLSDLNDQELGVLAGALKQKDYATGETVFKEGENGQSLYIIKKGEVKACKTSPEGDLLTLMLHKDGDIFGEMSFLDEKPRSATIVAIADTKTYILDKDEFEKLIDNNPRLIYKVLRNIVFHIHTIVRGMNSRYLEMINYMWGRKR; from the coding sequence ATGATTGATCCAAAGTCACTCCGGGAAATAGGTTTTCTGTCAGACCTCAATGACCAGGAACTTGGCGTCCTGGCCGGGGCATTGAAACAAAAGGACTATGCTACAGGGGAAACGGTCTTTAAAGAAGGTGAAAATGGACAGTCCCTCTATATCATAAAAAAAGGCGAGGTCAAGGCTTGCAAGACATCTCCTGAAGGGGATCTGCTGACACTTATGCTGCATAAAGACGGAGATATTTTCGGGGAGATGTCGTTCCTTGATGAAAAACCGCGCTCAGCGACAATAGTTGCGATTGCAGATACGAAGACATATATCCTTGATAAGGATGAATTCGAAAAACTGATAGATAATAATCCCAGATTGATATATAAGGTCCTGCGGAACATCGTATTTCATATCCATACCATAGTGAGGGGAATGAACTCAAGGTATCTTGAAATGATCAACTATATGTGGGGGAGAAAGAGATAA
- a CDS encoding NADH-quinone oxidoreductase subunit I has protein sequence MNKNEKCNISIRDLLKKVFFVDLIQGLAVTFGYTFTKTITMRYPDEETWVPYSRFRGLHTLNRNKEGRELCVGCELCAKSCPTQCITVVPMEDKTGKGIADRVAARWEINLLRCMFCGLCEDACPTEALRLGRQYELAGKTMQRQLRSKEELLGPQPVPFDFEGGVITRARLERDEDGVVVKADLSSQKRWW, from the coding sequence ATGAACAAAAACGAAAAGTGCAATATCAGCATCAGGGATCTTCTGAAAAAGGTCTTTTTTGTAGACCTCATTCAGGGGCTTGCAGTTACATTCGGCTATACATTCACAAAGACTATAACCATGAGGTACCCGGATGAAGAGACATGGGTGCCTTACAGCAGATTCAGGGGACTGCATACCCTGAACAGGAATAAGGAAGGCAGGGAGTTGTGTGTAGGGTGCGAGCTCTGCGCCAAGTCCTGTCCGACCCAGTGCATTACAGTCGTCCCGATGGAGGATAAGACAGGGAAAGGCATTGCTGACAGGGTTGCCGCAAGATGGGAGATAAATCTCCTGCGCTGCATGTTCTGCGGTTTGTGTGAAGATGCCTGTCCTACTGAGGCCCTCAGACTTGGGAGACAGTATGAACTTGCAGGCAAGACGATGCAGCGGCAGCTTCGCTCCAAGGAAGAGCTGCTTGGACCACAGCCGGTTCCGTTTGATTTTGAGGGTGGTGTGATAACGAGGGCAAGGCTTGAAAGGGATGAAGATGGTGTTGTAGTGAAGGCGGATTTGAGCTCACAAAAGAGGTGGTGGTAA